A stretch of DNA from Phycisphaerae bacterium:
GTTGATCATCGCACGCTCGAGGAGGCGATGGACCAGCCGCGACTCGATAAACGTGAGCGGCCGCTGCGGGATGAAGATATCCGCGTTGGACCCGCCCAGGAGCCGGTCCACAATGGGGAAGACGATGAGCGGGCTGATCTCCAGGCAGATCTGACCGGAGAGTTGCGGGGCGGAGATGAGCGTGAAGCAGGTCGGGCTAGGAAGGGAGTGGATGAACTCGCTGTAGGTAAGCTGCTCGGTCGTCGCGACGCGGGTCTCGACGATCGTTCGCAGGAAAGCCGAGAGGCTGGCGCCGAAATTGCGGGCGAACCCCTCATGGATCGCCTGGAGCGAGCGCATCTGGTCCTTGCTGACCCGTTCGGGACGTTTGAAGTCGTAAACGACGGCTTCTAGTGCCGGGTCTGGCGATCGTGGCGCGGTCCCGCCGGCCTCGCCCGTGGGCGTTGTGGAAACCGCCGCGAGAAGGGCGTCAACCTCGCTTTGATCAAGGATTTCCGTCATTAGGGCCTTTTAGGCTGTTCCTGTTATCGGATGGCCCCGGAGGCCCCCTTGAAGAGGTTGGCCGCAATCCGGCCTTGGGAACTGGACCCGCAAAATCGGCCGTGATCATTGGAATAAATCCGGGCGTCCCCTCAATATTACCGGTGAGGATGACGCCTGTTTCGGGTCGTCGCTGCGGCGGCGCCCATCAGACCTGCAAGGAGACAGCCATGTTCAAAGACACCGGAACCACGGTCGTACGAAAGCCCGTTTCGTTTCTATCCATCGCGGCGTTAGGGATCAGCAGCGTGCTCATTACCGCCATCGTATCGGTGGTGGGCCTTGCGGCTTATAGCGTCCACGTCTTTGACAAGAAGACGAGCGACCTGCCCACGCTCATTCAGGAGACCGTCGAAATTCTTCCCGAACTCCGCGCCTCGCTACCGCCGGCCCTGGCCGACACCCTCGACGATGTCCGGAGGCCGGAATATCGCGATTCGTTGAAGATCACGGTCAAACAAACCGCCAAGGCGGACCGCTGGGGCGGCAGGAAGGTTGGGGTCGTTGTAGAAAACCAGGGAGATGAGATGATCTCACTGCTGTCGATGCGCGTGGTCGGAACGGACGAGGAGGGGACGCCCGTCACCGAGAAGAACATCTGTGCGGCCACCCCGCTCCAGATCGACAACGATTGGCGCGGCCCGCTGATGCCCAGGGAAACCCGCCGACTCGTGGTCTATTGCCATGATGCCGAGGAGGCCGCCGAGTTTACCTCGGAGATTACGGAAGTCCGTGTCTGGCAGAGAGATAAGACCGAGAAGGCGCAGTCGAAACCGGCGTCAGCCAAGGGAAAAACAGACGATGATGCCCAAGTCGATGAGGATGCTTGACGGGCGTACGCCCGGCCTATAACCTGTCATTGAAGTGTGCGGGCTCCAGACTCGTTAAGTGGGTCTCTGGAGCCCGTTTGATTTGAAACGAC
This window harbors:
- the fliM gene encoding flagellar motor switch protein FliM, with product MTEILDQSEVDALLAAVSTTPTGEAGGTAPRSPDPALEAVVYDFKRPERVSKDQMRSLQAIHEGFARNFGASLSAFLRTIVETRVATTEQLTYSEFIHSLPSPTCFTLISAPQLSGQICLEISPLIVFPIVDRLLGGSNADIFIPQRPLTFIESRLVHRLLERAMINLSEAWSELLDVRFEIAGTESNPHMVQIVAPNEVVVVIGFEIKVGSRAGTMSLCLPFNVIEPVVGKLATQSWQVRPGVASAKGEVRRVTQTLHRADVDLRAYLGETQMTVADLLSLAPGDVIKLEKLVERDFVVRIEGRNKFAGRLGKLRGNRALQITRGALPEESL